The following are encoded together in the Lathyrus oleraceus cultivar Zhongwan6 chromosome 3, CAAS_Psat_ZW6_1.0, whole genome shotgun sequence genome:
- the LOC127127682 gene encoding probable pectate lyase 8 encodes MELRFVSQFVFSILVIALLFSLNLTNAIDHNESSVVDGEEKLQMQSLKNSSMAESSNDALNEHAVDDPEELASMVDTTIRNYTERRNLNFFSCGTGNPMDDCWRCDRRWSFRRKRLADCAIGFGRNAIGGRDGKYYVVSDPKDDDPVNPKPGTLRHAVIQDRPLWIVFKRDMVITLKQELIMNSFKTIDGRGANVHIAFGACITIQFITNVIIHGVHIHDCKPTGNAMVRSSPSHFGWRTIADGDGISIFGSSHIWIDHNSLSNCADGLVDAIMGSTAITISNNYFTHHNEVILLGHSDSYVRDKQMQVTIAYNHFGEGLIQRMPRCRHGYFHVVNNDYTHWEMYAIGGSANPTINSQGNRYLAPQNPFAKEVTKRVDTGSGIWKGWNWRSEGDLLLNGAFFIPSGAEAGASYARASSLGAKSSSLVGSLTSSAGVISCRRGGVC; translated from the exons ATGGAGTTACGGTTTGTATCACAGTTCGTCTTCAGCATTCTCGTTATTGCGCTTCTTTTTTCTCTCAATCTCACCAATGCAATCGATCATAACGAATCGAG TGTTGTTGATGGAGAAGAGAAGTTACAGATGCAGAGCTTGAAGAATTCGTCAATGGCGGAAAG ttcaaatgatgctttGAACGAGCATGCAGTTGATGATCCAGAGGAGCTTGCTTCCATGGTAGATAC GACTATACGCAATTACACGGAGAGAAGGAATCTGAATTTTTTCTCATGTGGGACTGGAAATCCAATGGATGATTGCTGGCGCTGTGACAGGCGTTGGTCCTTCCGGCGAAAGAGGTTGGCTGATTGTGCCATTGGTTTTGGTCGCAACGCCATCGGTGGCCGTGATGGAAAGTACTATGTTGTGTCGGACCCAAAAGACGACGATCCTGTGAACCCAAAACCGGGCACTCTCCGTCATGCCGTCATTCAAGACAGGCCATTATGGATCGTGTTCAAGAGAGACATGGTGATCACTCTGAAGCAAGAACTGATCATGAACAGCTTTAAGACCATTGATGGTCGTGGTGCCAACGTTCATATTGCCTTTGGAGCCTGCATTACTATCCAGTTTATCACGAATGTCATCATCCATGGCGTCCATATCCATGATTGTAAACCGACTGGGAATGCAATGGTTCGCAGCTCCCCTTCCCATTTTGGATGGAGGACAATAGCTGATGGTGATGGCATTTCCATCTTTGGTTCCAGCCATATTTGGATTGACCACAATTCTCTTTCCAATTGTGCCGATGGTCTTGTTGATGCTATTATGGGTTCCACTGCCATTACTATTTCAAATAACTATTTCACCCACCACAATGAG GTTATACTATTGGGTCACAGTGACTCATATGTCCGTGACAAGCAGATGCAAGTAACCATTGCGTACAACCATTTTGGGGAGGGTCTAATCCAAAGAATGCCTAG GTGCAGACATGGGTATTTCCACGTGGTAAACAATGACTATACCCACTGGGAGATGTATGCCATTGGAGGTAGTGCTAATCCCACAATTAACAGTCAAGGAAACAGATACCTTGCTCCCCAGAACCCTTTTGCTAAGGAG GTGACAAAGAGGGTGGATACAGGGTCCGGCATATGGAAAGGTTGGAATTGGAGGTCTGAGGGAGACCTTTTGCTAAATGGAGCCTTTTTCATTCCATCAGGAGCAGAAGCTGGAGCAAGCTATGCTAGAGCCTCAAGTTTGGGGGCCAAATCATCTTCTTTAGTAGGCTCCTTAACCTCAAGTGCTGGTGTTATTAGCTGTCGCAGGGGTGGCGTGTGTTAA